A window from Phalacrocorax aristotelis chromosome 5, bGulAri2.1, whole genome shotgun sequence encodes these proteins:
- the HEG1 gene encoding protein HEG homolog 1 isoform X1, with translation MPAACTLLLLLGLVPPAGSLPLASPRRRLLPPPPPPSRSRLGRPYSPPAAGHAGSPVIESSHRARSLDTETRTSGALVDSMEMVTMLAGSREQASLPAKHSALPAASEVRGHVSLAGGGDFTPPGAASPDSPSAGTATHLPAHSHPPATGSHHHAVGSWERSKRALASPSTPAATERTLWVLAAISTDLAETTLSGHRGVRDVTGFDNMARTVLLPPSMKTSPPGTTGPCQPADTVASSPSPSGSSMGTPQPLPSTPLPGSPGQPQSSPQASSTQTGVNRMTLHLRDITGDSTSPFLTALPATDSTFGTAGSSSAAAENPRSSIRRAAPGSVAQLLASAPSSVAPVWGRFSGPSIKRQLAPSRPASESTAAAVGSSYQPSNASATERRVSDFSTTSTSISTTATKGGGRTLRSLPASTRLADAAEISTTDTKIISSSERTWSPGMSLGAQGDGGRGATDSLLTGSLSAAESASMTFSSNYEPKSIPATEEAMLHLDTRGADVPSVTVGAPGPPPNSHTVGVTRGSASSTDSTSSLGGTFSSSEARTHHPNGSWEATDLPMPPGEPLLTSSLSAAQSTFRGVRSSQRPVNSSRTDKNALASSPTSTFISATATSSSGGPPRSATDSSRWAAELSTSSSGMYRTSGTIQSLSVSSVRETYGVHGSRETTDFMKQTADPSLTHSHSPSEGPSPATGSSHVSFSVLSTERRTDFPTTSTSLSMTATKGGGRMLRSLPASTRLAQTTEISTTGIETISSSDHTLSSLGAQRGGGRGATVSSTDPLLTGSLSASESPSPAEGTSAMGGHPSDAPLTSTPSSVRDTSGGKRSTVPVSDTCTASGAAGTSAPAPPHTSSLDMVLLPSSSATEPGRHSDVSQSGAGLSELPTKPLPGFSPSISVPSPSPSASERGRRVSGAPTETTYISTTLSRHKERTSQAAANSDMWSTVAESPTSHPNMAREPHTTPLPSSTAWPGVGHVSSSQAGYPETKVTLSSMVSTYFSATGEPSTMGSSHHSLSSLSAKERMFSPITDPAYTSTSAGSGERMLQSVTEGALTSGTESSASYVETTSSPGPAQPASVEQSRMANASTSSGGFTGFATETVFARSFKIPTSSFQNDLTSFSSSHQPVSSIDAEKRTSVSHTDGTYISTTYTRGGERTLLSISNSSTSADSSESSTFFSEISNPSDPLKSSVAQDRRSNVSSDGSFVEPSTEPLPVHPSKLSTSASAGSIQNTTHFNADSELLTTGRSSLSSPAFPASSSASSLHHSLSSTPPTTYLFTSSESSESLSSSVMASSPPLQALSSSLPTSSLLSPSYSLASLLPLFSSPSSISQSNDSGQTSTSVATTVVRQVPSTAAVDGGSPRGTNKHSVMDQPQNSSTITSTRSPPLPTVPMEQVGGRIVSMSTPVTVTETTSLRATTAPGGSFGKAMSLLTTASDAPQAGPVDATLSSSPSATNHSIVVPAVALTTVKPPVPTTLAGRQPTPGDAGTTKAHRAQTPAATKHVYTTGESTEAVDPTTARPGKVTEENIPVTSPSEAPPTSKTTVSIATTLAATKPTTVPSLSSTTGLRALSPATDVDKCLSNPCPALATCNNTHGSYICRCPLGYELEKGKCNLVRIFIGQVPLKFNITRGKYAELLHVEGEILAMLNASLSGLPGYCHSTVKATREANVVHVSVQSTFSLASNVTFYDVVSSVKSYIGACKSSTEACQFISSLKPLHKVGSLCKQKDPECDKETSECTDFDGVALCQCKSGYFKYNKMDHSCRACEDGYKLENETCVSCPFGLGGFNCGNPYQLITVVIAAAGGGLLLIMGIALIVTCCRKNKNDISKLIFKSGDFQMSPYAEYPKNPRAQEWGRETIEMQENGSTKNLLQMTDVYYSPTGLRNPELERNGLYPPYTGLPGSRHSCIYPGQYNPSFISDETRRRDYF, from the exons tcATCGAAAGCAGTCATCGGGCAAGAAGTTTGGACACAGAGACGAGGACTTCTGGTGCTCTTGTGGACAGCATGGAGATGGTGACgatgctggctggcagcagggagcaggcatCACTGCCTGCCAAGCACAGTGCATTGCCAGCGGCGAGTGAAGTCAGGGGGCATGTCAGTCTCGCCGGTGGTGGGGATTTCACCCCACCAGGGGCAGCGTCCCCAGACAGCCCATCTGCTGGGACAGCAACCCACCTGCCCGCCCACAGCCATCCTCCTG CCACTGGAAGCCATCACCATGCTGtgggcagctgggagagaagcAAGAGGGCTCTGGCTTCTCCCAGCACCCCTGCAGCTACTGAGAGGACGCTGTGGGTTTTGGCAGCCATCAGCACCGATTTGGCTGAGACGACGCTGAGCGGGCACCGTGGGGTCCGCGATGTGACAGGGTTCGACAACATGGCAAGGACggtcctgctgcctccctccatgAAGACTAGTCCCCCAG GCACCACCGGCCCATGTCAACCGGCAGACACAGTGGCCTCTTCACCCAGCCCCTCGGGGAGCAGTATGGGGACACCGcagcccctccccagcacccctctcCCTGGCTCTCCAGGACAGCCCCAGTCTTCCCCCCAAGCTTCCAGTACCCAGACTGGTGTGAACCGCATGACACTACACCTCAGGGACATCACAGGGGACTCCACAAGCCCTTTCCTCACGGCATTGCCTGCCACTGACAGCACTTTTGGAA ctgctgggagcagcagtgcGGCTGCAGAAAACCCACGGTCCAGTATCCGAAGGGCAGCGCCTGGCTCCGTGGCTCAGCTGCTGGCCTCGGCACCCTCCTCGGTGGCCCCAGTGTGGGGACGTTTCTCCGGGCCCTCCATAAAGCGCCAGCTCGCCCCTTCTCGCCCAGCTTCGGAAAGCACTGCTGCAG CTGTTGGAAGCAGCTACCAGCCATCCAACGCCTCGGCGACGGAGAGGAGAGTTTCGGATTTCTCCACCACCAGTACCTCCATTTCCACAACAGCCACCAAGGGTGGAGGGAGGACGTTAAGGTCTCTGCCGGCCAGCACCAGGCTGGCTGATGCAGCAGAGATTTCCACCACTGATACCAAAATCATCAGCTCTTCAGAGCGGACCTGGTCTCCTGGGATGTCTTTGGGAGCTCAGGGTGATGGTGGCAGAGGTGCCACAGACTCGCTGCTCACGGGCTCGCTGTCTGCTGCGGAAAGTGCTTCCATGA CCTTTAGCAGCAATTATGAACCCAAGAGCATCCCCGCTACAGAAGAGGCAATGCTGCACTTGGATACCCGTGGTGCTGACGTGCCCAGTGTGACAGTGGGGGCACCAGGGCCCCCCCCAAACAGCCACACAGTTGGGGTGACAAGAGgttctgcctccagcaccgACTCCACCAGCTCTTTGGGGGGGACCTTCTCCTCCTCAGAGGCCAGGACACACCATCCTAATGGCTCATGGGAAGCCACCGACCTTCCAATGCCTCCTGGGGAGCCTTTGCTCACAAGCTCCCTCTCTGCCGCCCAAAGTACTTTCAGAG GTGTCAGAAGCAGCCAACGACCAGTTAACAGCTCAAGGACAGACAAAAACGCCCTTGCTTCCTCTCCCACCAGCACTTTCATTTCAGccacagccaccagcagcagtgGGGGGCCCCCAAGGTCTGCCACAGACAGCAGCCGATGGGCAGCAGAACTCTCCACATCCAGTAGTGGCATGTACAGGACCTCGGGCACAATCCAATCCTTGTCCGTGTCTTCTGTGAGAGAGACCTACGGAGTTCATGGGTCCAGAGAAACCACGGATTTCATGAAGCAGACAGCAGATCCTTCCCTAACACACTCACACTCTCCTTCAGAAGGTCCTTCACCAG CTACTGGAAGCAGCCATGTGTCATTCAGCGTCCTGTCAACAGAGAGAAGAACTGATTTCCCCACCACCAGTACCTCCCTTTCCATGACAGCCACCAAGGGTGGAGGGAGGATGTTAAGGTCCTtgccagccagcaccaggcTGGCCCAAACAACAGAGATTTCCACCACTGGTATTGAAACCATCAGCTCTTCAGACCATACCCTGTCCTCTTTGGGAGCCCAGCGTGGTGGTGGCAGAGGTGCCACCGTGTCATCCACAGACCCGTTGCTCACAGGTTCACTGTCTGCTTCGGAAAGCCCGTCCCCAG CAGAAGGGACCTCAGCTATGGGAGGACACCCATCTGATGCTCCTCTCACCAGTACACCCAGCTCAGTGAGAGACACCAGTGGTGGCAAGAGGAGCACAGTGCCTGTGTCAGACACTTGCACAGCATCCGGTGCAGCAGGGACCTCCGCCCCTGCTCCACCACACACCAGCTCCTTGGACATGGTTCTTCTGCCATCCTCATCAGCAACAGAGCCTGGGAGGCACAGTGATGTTTCACAAAGTGGTGCGGGACTCAGTGAGCTTCCAACAAAGCCACTGCCTGGATTTTCCCCCAGCATTTCAGTGCCTTCGCCTTCACCAAGTGCTTCAG agagaggaagaagagtttCTGGTGCTCCTACTGAGACCACGTACATCTCAACCACACTCTCCAGACACAAGGAGAGGACATCTCAGGCTGCAGCTAACAGCGACATGTGGAGCACAGTGGCAGAAAGCCCTACGTCTCACCCAAACATGGCTAGGGAGCCCCACACCACACCCCTCCCATCCTCCACGGCATGGCCTGGAGTGGGACACGTCTCATCCAGCCAAGCAGGGTATCCAGAGACCAAGGTCACCCTTTCATCCATGGTCTCCACCTACTTCTCAGCCACTGGTGAACCTTCCA CCATGGGCAGCAGCCATCACTCCCTAAGCAGCTTGAGTGCCAAGGAAAGGATGTTCAGCCCCATCACTGATCCTGCATACACATCCACGTCTGCTGGCAGTGGAGAGAGGATGCTGCAGTCGGTGACAGAAGGTGCACTGACCAGTGGCACAGAGAGCTCCGCTTCCTATGTTGAAACCACCAGCTCTCCAGGGCCAGCTCAGCCGGCATCggtggagcagagcaggatggCCAATGCCTCCACCAGCAGTGGGGGCTTCACAGGATTTGCGACAGAGACGGTCTTCGCGCGTTCTTTCAAGATACCCACttcttctttccaaaatgaTCTCACAA GCTTTTCAAGTAGCCATCAGCCAGTCAGTAGTATTGATGCTGAGAAACGGACCTCGGTTTCTCATACGGACGGCACATACATTTCAACCACATATaccagaggaggagaaaggaccCTCCTGTCTATCTCAAATAGCAGCACCTCTGCTGACTCCTCAGAAAGttccacctttttttctgaaatttccaACCCTTCTGATCCATTGAAGTCTTCTGTGGCACAGGACAGGAGGAGCAACGTATCCAGCGATGGCAGTTTTGTTGAACCATCTACAGAGCCGTTGCCAGTACACCCTTCCAAACTGTCaacttctgcttctgcaggcagCATACAAAATACAACTCACTTCAACGCTGACTCTGAGTTGTTGACCACTGGTAGGTCATCTCTATCTTCACCAGCATTTCCAGCCTCTTCCTCAGCATCATCACTGCATCATTCACTGTCATCAACGCCACCAACTACTTATTTGTTTACCTCATCAGAGTCATCTGAGTCACTCTCGTCCTCTGTAATGGCATCTTCACCCCCTCTGCAGGCTTTGTCATCCTCTTTGCCCACTTCCTCGTTGCTTTCTCCATCTTATTCATTAGCATCTTTATTGCCTCTGTTTTCATCACCATCATCCATCTCGCAGTCCAATGACAGTGGTCAAACAAGCACTTCTGTAGCTACAACTGTGGTTAGGCAAGTGCCCTCCACAGCTGCCGTGGACGGGGGCTCGCCCAGAGGGACCAACAAGCACAGTGTCATGGACCAGCCCCAAAACAGCAGCACCATCACCTCCACGAggtctcctcctctccccacggTGCCCATGGAGCAGGTTGGTGGACGCATTGTGTCCATGTCCACTCCTGTGACAGTAACAGAGACCACCTCACTGAGAGCCACCACTGCCCCGGGAGGCAGCTTTGGGAAGGCAATGTCTCTGCTCACCACAGCCAGCGATGCCCCGCAGGCTGGGCCGGTGGATGCAACCCTTAGTTCCTCGCCAAGTGCAACAAACCACAGCATCGTTGTGCCTGCAGTGGCACTGACCACAGTGAAACCTCCTGTGCCGACAACACTGGCCGGTCGCCAGCCAACCCCAGGTGATGCTGGCACCACAAAGGCCCACAGAGCTCAAACACCTGCTGCCACTAAGCACGTGTATACCACTGGTGAAAGCACAGAAGCTGTGGATCCCACCACTGCAAGGCCTGGTAAAGTCACTGAAGAAAACATCCCTGTTACGAGTCCTTCTGAAGCCCCTCCGACCAGCAAGACCACTGTGAGCATTGCAACTACTTTGGCTGCTACCAAACCAACCACTGTTCCTTCACTGAGTAGCACAACTGGGCTGAGGGCATTGTCTCCAGCAACAG aTGTGGATAAATGTCTTTCCAACCCTTGTCCTGCGCTGGCCACCTGTAACAACACCCATGGCTCTTATATCTGTCGGTGTCCTCTTGGATATGagctggaaaaaggaaagtgCAATTTAG TAAGAATATTTATTGGCCAGGTCCCCCTGAAATTTAATATAACCCGTGGGAAGTACGCAGAACTCCTCCACGTCGAGGGTGAAATCCTGGCAATG CTCAACGCATCGCTGTCAGGCTTGCCGGGGTACTGCCACTCCACAGTCAAAGCAACCAG gGAGGCAAATGTTGTGCATGTTTCAGTGCAATCCACGTTCTCTTTAGCATCCAATGTGACTTTCTATGACGTTGTCAGCAGCGTAAAAAGCTACATTGGAGCTTGCAAATCCTCCACTGAAGCCTGCCAGTTCATCTCCAGCCTGAAACCACTCCACAAAG TTGGCAGCTTGTGCAAGCAGAAAGACCCTGAATGCGACAAGGAAACTTCTGAATGCACTGACTTTGATGGAGTCGCGCTCTGCCAGTGCAAAAGTGGGTACTTCAAATACAACAAGATGGACCACTCCTGCAGAG cCTGTGAAGATGGATACAAGCTGGAAAATGAGACCTGTGTGAG CTGCCCTTTTGGCTTAGGTGGATTCAACTGTGGAAACC CATATCAACTCATCACAGTGGTGATCGCGGCTGCAGGAGGGGGACTTCTGCTTATCATGGGCATAGCACTGATTGTCACCTGCTGCCG gaagaataaaaatgacATAAGTAAACTAATTTTCAAGAGTGGAGATTTCCAGATGTCACCATATGCTGAATATCCAAAGAACCCCCGGGCACAGGAGTGGGGCAGAGAGACCATCGAGATGCAAGAGAATGGAAGCACCAAGAACCTGTTGCAGATGACAGATGTGTATTATTCG CCAACTGGACTGAGAAATCCTGAACTGGAAAGAAACGGACTTTATCCTCCCTACACTGGTTTGCCTGGATCTCGACATTCATGCATCTACCCCGGACAATACAATCCATCCTTCATCAGTGACGAAACCAGAAGAAGAGACTATTTTTAG